The stretch of DNA TCCCGCTCTCGAACTGGACCGAGCTCGACACCTGGCTGTACATCCACCGCGAGGGCATCCCCGTGGTGCCGCTGTATTTCGCCGAAGAGCGGCCGATCGTGGAGCGCGACGGCAACCTGATCATGGTCGACGACGAGCGCTTCCGGCTGCGCCCCGGCGAGCAGCCGCGCATGCGCAAGGTCCGCTTCCGCACGCTGGGCTGCTACCCGCTGTCGGGCGCGATCGAGTCCGACGCCTCGGACCTGCCGTCGGTGATCCGCGAGATGCTGCTGGCGCGGGTCTCGGAGCGCCAGGGCCGGGTGATCGACTACGACGAAGAAGCCTCGATGGAGAAGAAGAAGCGCGAGGGGTACTTCTAGCCATGCTGGAAGAGCTCGAGCTGCGCGACGTCGAGGCGTATCTCGACCGCCACGAACGCAAGGAGCTGCTGCGCTTCCTGACCTGCGGCTCGGTCGACGACGGCAAGAGCACGCTGATCGGCCGGCTCCTGCACGACTCGAAGCTGATCTACGAGGACCAGCTCGCGGCGGTGGCGCGTGACTCGCGCAAGGAGGGCACGACCGGGGGCGAGATCGACCTGGCGCTCCTGCTCGACGGGCTCAAGGCCGAGCGCGAGCAGGGCATCACGATCGACGTCGCCTACCGCTACTTCTCGACCGAGAAGCGCAAGTTCATCATCGCCGACTGCCCGGGTCACGAGCAGTACACGCGCAACA from Myxococcota bacterium encodes:
- a CDS encoding GTP-binding protein translates to MLEELELRDVEAYLDRHERKELLRFLTCGSVDDGKSTLIGRLLHDSKLIYEDQLAAVARDSRKEGTTGGEIDLALLLDGLKAEREQGITIDVAYRYFSTEKRKFIIADCPGHEQYTRN